Proteins found in one Clostridium kluyveri DSM 555 genomic segment:
- a CDS encoding CotS family spore coat protein produces the protein MDILKVREYVEDAYDLHIEFIEKIKSIYRIHTNCNEYCLKVINYDYGHFLFIISAIKHLQNKRFRSIPKIIKTKDEKDYIKMENSYAYLCEWIICRECNYDNPLDILVATSKLGELHKKSYNFQVTKDMNPRIGWFKWIDTFKHRQEEMINFRKIILEKESKSEFDTLYLNHIDREIELAEKSIDHLKKSNYMENMKKEIKNMGFCHHDYANHNILIDAKGEVNIIDFDYCILDTHLHDLSSLLLRRMKNGKWNMNNAIFIIDTYSSINDVKEEDIPIMAAFIEFPQDFWQLGIQYYMEEQPWGKDFFMKKLKKIFKDKEEKLEFIDEFRNWKYN, from the coding sequence TTGGATATATTAAAAGTTCGAGAGTATGTTGAAGATGCTTACGATCTCCATATTGAGTTTATAGAAAAAATAAAAAGTATATATAGAATCCATACCAACTGTAATGAATACTGTTTAAAGGTAATAAATTATGATTATGGGCATTTCTTATTTATAATTTCTGCTATAAAGCATCTCCAAAATAAAAGATTCAGAAGTATACCTAAAATAATTAAGACTAAAGATGAAAAAGATTATATAAAAATGGAAAATTCTTATGCCTATTTGTGTGAATGGATTATCTGTAGAGAGTGTAATTATGATAATCCTTTAGATATTTTAGTAGCCACCTCCAAACTAGGAGAATTACACAAAAAGAGTTATAATTTTCAGGTTACCAAAGATATGAATCCAAGAATAGGATGGTTTAAATGGATAGATACCTTTAAGCATCGTCAAGAGGAAATGATAAACTTTAGAAAAATAATACTGGAAAAAGAATCCAAATCAGAATTTGATACATTATATTTAAACCATATTGATAGAGAAATCGAATTAGCAGAAAAATCCATAGATCATTTAAAAAAAAGCAACTATATGGAGAATATGAAAAAAGAAATAAAAAATATGGGATTCTGTCACCATGATTATGCAAATCACAATATTTTAATAGATGCTAAAGGAGAAGTTAATATAATAGATTTTGATTATTGTATATTAGATACTCATCTGCATGATCTATCAAGTTTGCTCTTGAGGAGAATGAAAAATGGAAAATGGAATATGAATAATGCAATTTTCATTATTGACACCTATAGTTCCATAAATGATGTAAAAGAAGAAGATATACCTATTATGGCTGCTTTTATAGAATTCCCTCAAGATTTTTGGCAGCTTGGAATACAGTATTACATGGAAGAGCAGCCTTGGGGAAAAGATTTTTTTATGAAAAAATTAAAGAAGATATTTAAGGATAAAGAAGAAAAATTAGAGTTCATAGATGAATTTAGAAATTGGAAATACAATTAA
- a CDS encoding glycosyltransferase family 4 protein: MKIAIDARGANWYNGTGIGTYTSKILKYIIKNHKENFYHIYWSGSNYNKLQQENTKIIMASKRQHRFFEQYYFPVNLRKENVDIYHIPQNGIGISENIGCKKVVTIHDLIPYILPETVGKGYLSKFLKEMPKIINSVDGIITVSNCSKKDILKFFPINEDKIFVTPLAADKKYKPLDKDKCKYKIHLNYNIENPFILYIGGFSPRKNVYSLITAFSKIHKKLDRNYDLVIVGSNKDDSDILKNLSIDLNIDKNIKFTGFIEEKMMPIFYNACDIFIYPSLYEGFGLPPLEAMSCGTPVIASNISSIPEVVGDGGILINPFDMENFMYSIEALINDINIRKDLTSKALRQADKFSWEKTSEETIEVYKKVLNR, encoded by the coding sequence ATGAAAATTGCCATAGACGCAAGGGGAGCTAACTGGTATAATGGTACCGGTATAGGAACTTATACCAGTAAAATATTAAAATATATAATAAAAAATCACAAAGAAAATTTTTATCACATATACTGGTCAGGTAGTAATTATAATAAATTACAGCAAGAAAATACTAAGATAATAATGGCCTCTAAAAGGCAGCATAGGTTTTTTGAGCAATACTACTTTCCAGTAAATTTAAGAAAAGAAAACGTAGATATATACCATATTCCTCAAAACGGTATTGGCATATCCGAAAATATAGGATGCAAAAAAGTAGTCACCATCCATGACTTGATACCTTATATACTTCCTGAAACAGTGGGAAAAGGATATTTATCAAAATTTTTGAAGGAAATGCCTAAAATTATCAATTCAGTTGATGGGATAATAACTGTTTCTAATTGTTCAAAAAAAGATATTTTAAAATTTTTTCCTATAAATGAAGATAAAATATTTGTAACTCCTTTAGCTGCAGATAAAAAATACAAACCCCTAGATAAAGATAAGTGTAAATATAAAATACACCTTAATTATAACATAGAGAATCCATTTATCCTCTATATAGGAGGTTTTAGCCCAAGAAAGAATGTATACTCATTAATTACTGCCTTTTCTAAAATTCATAAAAAACTAGATAGAAATTATGATTTAGTAATTGTAGGCTCCAATAAAGATGATTCTGATATATTAAAGAATCTAAGTATAGATTTGAACATAGATAAAAATATTAAATTTACAGGATTCATAGAAGAAAAAATGATGCCTATTTTTTACAATGCCTGTGATATATTCATATATCCATCTTTATATGAAGGTTTTGGACTTCCTCCCCTAGAAGCTATGAGCTGCGGTACTCCTGTAATAGCTTCCAATATTTCATCTATTCCAGAAGTAGTAGGAGATGGTGGAATTCTTATAAATCCCTTTGATATGGAAAACTTTATGTATTCCATAGAAGCTTTGATTAATGACATTAATATAAGAAAAGATTTAACCTCAAAGGCCTTAAGACAAGCAGATAAATTTTCTTGGGAAAAAACTTCTGAAGAAACCATTGAGGTTTACAAAAAAGTTTTAAACAGGTAA
- a CDS encoding ABC transporter substrate-binding protein — protein MKIYRKIVLFLILVIIIILAFFYSQRKNGETNKEILKGKIEIITDEIHRPQLKLAADRFKLLHEKVNVDIKVLKDVDNNVKSILNNSQYDADIITVDDSYVKYVLSENSGKFLEVTNLINPYKSTLLSNKINNNSIKGKVYAVPWDTYPRVLIYRKDIFLSQGIDAEAIKTWSDYIEAGRKINKNTGKVFVANTLDDTSDIYLLLANQLGTSYFNKKGELDFQSSNWNRLVEIPNILYKEGLIKDFNSESELIAKAQANEIVSFIGNPVCITDLMKYSEGSGKWAIMKLPAFESGGNRDVSLGGVNLLINKSTSSANLMQEFVKFTLMDDKLQMDLLNYYGRFPVNMNVYNFVDFNKNVSYFNSEVWNLFAVIETGSLSINYTKDFPKVREITENTLTSYNIKIQDFKTIVENIENSLKHK, from the coding sequence ATGAAAATATATAGAAAAATAGTATTGTTTTTAATACTGGTAATTATTATAATATTAGCATTTTTTTATAGTCAAAGAAAAAATGGAGAAACAAATAAAGAAATATTAAAAGGAAAGATTGAGATTATTACTGATGAAATTCATAGGCCGCAGTTGAAATTAGCTGCAGATAGATTTAAGTTGTTACATGAGAAGGTTAACGTAGATATTAAAGTATTAAAAGATGTGGATAATAATGTTAAATCTATACTAAATAATTCTCAATATGATGCAGATATAATAACTGTAGATGATAGTTATGTAAAATATGTGCTCTCTGAAAATTCGGGCAAATTTTTAGAAGTTACAAATCTGATTAATCCCTATAAGAGTACACTTTTAAGTAATAAAATTAATAACAATAGTATAAAAGGAAAAGTGTATGCAGTTCCTTGGGATACTTATCCTAGAGTTCTGATATATAGAAAAGATATATTTTTAAGTCAAGGGATAGATGCAGAAGCTATAAAAACCTGGAGTGATTATATAGAGGCAGGTAGAAAAATAAATAAAAATACAGGAAAAGTATTTGTAGCTAATACTTTAGATGATACTAGTGATATATATTTATTACTTGCCAATCAATTAGGGACTAGCTATTTTAATAAAAAAGGAGAATTAGATTTTCAATCTTCAAATTGGAATAGATTAGTAGAGATACCTAACATTTTATATAAAGAAGGGTTAATTAAAGATTTTAATTCTGAAAGTGAACTTATAGCTAAAGCACAAGCAAATGAAATAGTGTCATTTATAGGAAATCCTGTTTGCATCACAGATTTAATGAAATATTCCGAGGGTTCAGGCAAGTGGGCAATAATGAAATTACCAGCTTTTGAATCCGGTGGAAATAGGGATGTGTCTCTAGGAGGAGTAAATTTGCTTATAAACAAAAGCACATCATCAGCTAATCTAATGCAGGAATTTGTAAAATTTACGCTTATGGATGATAAACTGCAAATGGATTTGTTAAACTATTATGGTAGATTTCCAGTAAATATGAATGTATATAACTTTGTAGATTTTAATAAAAATGTTTCCTATTTTAATAGTGAGGTATGGAATTTATTTGCCGTCATAGAAACAGGATCTCTTAGTATAAATTATACTAAAGACTTTCCAAAAGTAAGGGAAATAACAGAGAATACCCTAACTAGTTATAACATAAAAATTCAGGATTTTAAAACTATAGTTGAGAATATAGAGAATTCTTTAAAGCATAAATAA
- a CDS encoding radical SAM protein, producing the protein MKTTEILEKTVKDALVKTGIELLNKNPEENIYRLFALIKKAIRKDEDNLTKIEEVEKLYKTNPKVHELVINIIKDSNRKCKNKFFANFFGNAVWYGMPKRKKILNERNVKIPFTILISPSMRCNLKCRGCYAASYSKNDDIPEKEVDRIIKEARDLGIYFFVILGGEPFINDYMMNIYKKYSDCMFVPFSNGTLFNEKLADKIKELGNVLPMFSVEGFEEETDRRRGKGVFNLVMNAMKLLKDRGVLFGISTAVSRYNINKVTSDEFIDMLIEKGAKMGWYFIFMPVGKEPDVNLMLTPEQRIYLGERIREMRNTKPYFVIDFFNDAPYVGGCIAGKYYCHINSKEDVEPCIFAHFSVDNLKGKKLEDVFNSNFFREIRHRQPYNSNLLLPCMMIDNTDEIRSIAEKTGARPTDEGAEMMLQDLEFQKKLDKISQEFKPYAQKAWEESFKSKGNYDMSKG; encoded by the coding sequence ATGAAAACCACTGAAATCCTGGAAAAAACGGTTAAAGATGCTTTGGTTAAAACTGGTATAGAATTGCTTAATAAAAATCCTGAAGAAAATATTTACAGACTATTTGCTCTTATAAAAAAAGCCATAAGAAAAGATGAAGACAATTTAACTAAAATTGAGGAGGTAGAAAAATTATATAAAACTAATCCTAAAGTTCATGAACTTGTCATAAATATTATTAAAGATTCAAACAGAAAATGTAAAAACAAATTTTTTGCAAATTTTTTTGGAAATGCAGTATGGTATGGAATGCCAAAAAGAAAAAAAATTTTAAATGAAAGAAATGTAAAAATACCTTTTACTATTCTTATAAGTCCATCTATGAGGTGTAATTTGAAATGCAGGGGATGTTATGCTGCAAGTTACAGTAAGAATGATGATATTCCAGAAAAAGAAGTAGATAGAATTATCAAAGAAGCTAGAGATCTTGGAATCTATTTTTTTGTAATCCTTGGAGGAGAACCTTTTATAAATGATTATATGATGAACATATATAAAAAATATAGTGACTGTATGTTTGTACCCTTTTCAAATGGTACACTTTTTAATGAGAAGTTAGCAGATAAAATAAAAGAACTTGGAAATGTTCTTCCTATGTTTTCTGTTGAAGGGTTTGAAGAGGAAACTGATAGGAGGAGAGGAAAAGGTGTATTTAATTTAGTTATGAATGCTATGAAGCTCTTAAAAGATAGAGGAGTTTTATTTGGGATATCTACTGCTGTTAGTAGATATAATATAAATAAGGTTACATCAGATGAGTTTATAGATATGCTTATAGAAAAAGGAGCAAAGATGGGATGGTATTTTATATTTATGCCAGTGGGTAAAGAGCCTGATGTAAATTTAATGCTTACTCCAGAGCAAAGAATATATCTAGGCGAGAGAATAAGAGAAATGAGAAACACAAAGCCGTATTTTGTTATAGACTTTTTTAACGATGCACCATATGTAGGAGGGTGTATTGCAGGAAAGTATTATTGCCATATAAATTCTAAAGAAGATGTAGAGCCTTGTATATTTGCTCATTTTTCAGTGGACAATTTAAAAGGAAAAAAACTTGAGGATGTGTTTAATTCAAACTTTTTTAGAGAAATTAGGCATAGACAGCCTTATAATTCTAATTTGTTATTGCCTTGCATGATGATTGATAATACAGATGAAATTAGAAGTATTGCAGAAAAAACAGGGGCAAGGCCCACAGATGAAGGAGCAGAGATGATGCTTCAAGATTTAGAATTTCAAAAAAAACTTGATAAAATATCGCAGGAATTTAAGCCTTATGCACAAAAAGCATGGGAAGAGAGTTTTAAATCCAAAGGTAATTATGATATGTCTAAAGGTTAA
- a CDS encoding DNA-3-methyladenine glycosylase: MKRLQRNFYSKDTLSIAKNLLGKILVHEINGKKLSGRIVETEAYKGIMDKAAHSYMNKRTKRTEVMYGPCGFSYVFMIYGMYHCFNVVTEDEDIPEAVLVRAIEPVHHIDDISLNRYKKKFAHLNKNEIKNLTNGPGKLCKALLIDKNQNQKDLCNSNLYIEDDNFKDFKIKSAKRIGVDYAGDAADYLWRFYIENNFYVSVK, translated from the coding sequence TTGAAAAGATTACAGCGAAACTTTTACAGTAAAGATACTTTATCAATTGCCAAAAATCTTTTGGGAAAAATATTGGTTCATGAAATAAATGGTAAGAAATTATCCGGCAGAATAGTTGAAACAGAAGCTTATAAGGGAATTATGGATAAAGCTGCTCATTCTTACATGAATAAGAGAACAAAAAGGACAGAAGTAATGTATGGTCCCTGTGGATTTTCATATGTATTTATGATATATGGTATGTATCATTGTTTTAATGTTGTAACTGAAGATGAAGATATCCCAGAAGCAGTACTTGTAAGAGCCATAGAACCTGTTCATCATATAGACGATATATCTCTTAACAGATATAAAAAGAAATTCGCCCATTTAAATAAGAACGAAATAAAAAACTTGACCAACGGTCCGGGCAAATTATGCAAGGCATTACTCATAGATAAGAATCAAAATCAAAAAGATCTTTGCAATAGTAATCTCTACATTGAAGATGATAATTTTAAAGACTTCAAAATAAAAAGTGCAAAAAGAATAGGTGTGGACTATGCAGGAGATGCAGCAGATTACCTCTGGAGATTTTATATAGAAAATAACTTTTACGTATCTGTAAAATGA
- a CDS encoding GIY-YIG nuclease family protein: MDYVYIVKCSDKTLYTGYTNNLEKRVQAHNNKKGAKYTKGRLPVQLIYFEKYNSKKEALHREYIIKKMTRKNKLDLIKSFKKDNKSMLTFV; encoded by the coding sequence ATGGATTACGTTTATATAGTAAAATGTAGTGATAAAACATTATATACAGGCTATACTAATAATTTAGAAAAAAGGGTACAAGCTCATAACAACAAAAAAGGAGCCAAATACACTAAGGGCAGGCTCCCTGTACAACTTATATATTTTGAGAAATACAACTCCAAAAAAGAAGCTCTACATAGAGAATACATTATAAAAAAAATGACCAGAAAGAATAAATTGGATTTAATTAAATCATTTAAAAAAGATAATAAGAGTATGCTTACATTTGTATAA
- a CDS encoding mannose-1-phosphate guanylyltransferase gives MLYALILAGGKGTRLFPLSRAKNPKQFLKIINNKSFLRNTVDRIKPLVNEENIYVITNKEYIDKVQEELPDINEGNIFAEPENKETATCIGFSAVKLLKKDPSATMIILPSDHYIENEKLFIDTIFQAVEIAERRKGLVTMGIKPSRPETGYGYINMGERINARIATFKVERFLEKPNLEVAKDLIFKGTYLWNSGIFVWRADVFLREMQKYLPKMYKCMLSIYKNLDTEQEEKIIKEQYNSIDGISVDFGVMQKTRKAYVIKCEFLWDDIGTFNALGRFLKDFDGNNVKGNAVLEASESCTVYGEDKLIIVFGVKDLIVVDCKDVLLIMDKNKDQEIKYLVDILKKKNNLKKYL, from the coding sequence TTGTTATATGCGCTAATTCTTGCGGGTGGTAAAGGAACAAGATTATTTCCATTATCAAGGGCTAAAAATCCTAAACAATTTCTAAAAATTATAAATAATAAAAGTTTTTTAAGAAATACGGTAGATAGAATTAAGCCTTTGGTCAATGAAGAAAATATATATGTAATTACTAATAAAGAATATATAGATAAAGTTCAAGAAGAACTTCCGGATATAAACGAAGGAAATATATTTGCAGAACCAGAGAATAAGGAGACTGCTACATGTATAGGATTTTCGGCAGTAAAATTGTTAAAAAAAGATCCTTCTGCTACTATGATAATTTTACCATCGGATCATTATATAGAAAATGAGAAATTATTTATAGATACTATTTTTCAAGCCGTAGAAATAGCAGAAAGAAGAAAAGGTCTTGTAACTATGGGAATTAAACCTTCAAGACCTGAAACGGGGTATGGCTATATAAATATGGGAGAAAGAATAAATGCTAGGATTGCTACTTTTAAAGTAGAAAGATTTCTAGAAAAGCCTAATTTAGAAGTTGCCAAAGACTTGATATTTAAAGGCACTTATCTATGGAATAGTGGTATATTTGTGTGGAGAGCAGATGTATTCTTGAGAGAAATGCAAAAATATCTCCCTAAAATGTATAAGTGTATGCTTTCAATATATAAAAATTTGGACACAGAACAAGAAGAAAAAATAATAAAAGAACAATATAATTCCATAGACGGAATATCTGTAGATTTTGGAGTAATGCAAAAAACTAGAAAGGCTTATGTAATTAAATGTGAGTTCTTATGGGATGATATAGGAACTTTTAATGCTTTAGGAAGATTTCTGAAAGACTTTGATGGTAATAATGTAAAGGGTAATGCAGTATTGGAAGCTAGTGAGAGTTGTACTGTGTACGGGGAAGATAAGCTTATTATAGTATTTGGAGTAAAAGATTTAATAGTAGTAGATTGCAAGGATGTACTTTTAATTATGGATAAAAATAAAGATCAAGAAATAAAATATCTAGTGGATATTTTAAAAAAGAAAAATAATCTAAAAAAGTACTTATAA
- a CDS encoding AAA domain-containing protein — protein MNYRDKVKRIFYYLLNLKELNQKCVKNIYDCDKLYWEEEFCHTPNSESWVEVNKDNNKLYREFFNLYQENEKNGENFEIVFGHGLIVWKLENDKIIYPILTTRMKIEFNKVKGSFMLIPSGKTALETFLFEDLKQCDVANIFKLEDKVNESNLDPRNMIEIEDIFLELLSNIDTRGVVNKSKFLRKKINFEEFPVIYNTSVILARKNSMKLWEVEINNIIKGIDSGYKIPETIKALVDEKDIDYSEEDINQWRNVGQDLLFPLPANSDQKEIIKRISENYGIVVQGPPGTGKSHTIINLICHLLAYGKRVLVTSQTSRALKVLTEKIPDEIKPLCISILGNDANSLNDLNESVRKIADNLSEDPEVMYDDIKLLERKLNHCRKNQQILYEKLKQVEKLENYSVNYKGKNYNTMYMAKWVKDNKDKYSWIDDKVDINENIPISEKEFELLIYLLRELDKTEKCRFDSIKNIVTRLPDEEEFCERVEEYKQLAMEYEKCVKTVEGWHIPYNDRCDYDKLLKLIEECKNRISYFEEGMWGNMMYNYYSSNITRETLKDLLYKSNNYILMLGRIRNQLRNHKVEIPKDINMDKFIDKFNALYNSLNDSGKISKFFIMLHSEYNYILDNCKVDGKPLKTMNQAMTVKLYTQQEQIFKELKVIWNNTIKDYGGKIISTNLKETDLISIEKNLEYLNEIVNWNTKYKKRIMESFGRISVPPYINWYKKETYEYLIKCVKAIKNINKYNQAKAYIEVFKKTISNSERLKGLHKAIEELNTDKIKQTLGRLKEMSAIKNKSSKIDELLGRISKVCPNTAENIMENWNLSGEKFKNWEQAWRWTQWNNFLNDMYSLSPEALEESIEEEKNKEKIIIKDIVSKKTWYNEIRQTTENQKRSLFSWLQAVKRIGKGRGKMVPEYRKIAQNEMEKCKEVIPVWIMPLNRIIENIKLSKNMFDVIIFDESSQSDIFSLCALMRAKRAVIVGDDKQISPETVGIDQSNIYNLIDKYLKDIPQKEWFDLQTSLYDTALRVFPSRLMLKEHFRCIPEIINFSNDLSYSGEIIPLRYPKAYEKFYPPINTIKVKDGMRDPAKPINVKEAKCLVEKVVACCNDIKYSNMTMGVISLLGEAQGHLIEGMLREKIGAEEMIKRRLICGDAYSFQGDERDIMFLSMVISNDVKFAPLMRENDIRRFNVAASRARNQMWLFYSIELEDLNVECARYCLLNYCLNYDKYYVNDKNVDYIFQSRFQKDIYNIIKNKGYNVIPEVKIGKYKVDFIVEGSRNRVAIICDGDMYSEKYNWKENVERQLDLERVGWIFYRIRGSEFYYDPERVMNKLWEKLRDIGIEQYKIEEIDAKNLRVV, from the coding sequence ATGAATTATAGGGATAAGGTAAAAAGGATATTTTATTACTTGTTAAATTTAAAGGAACTGAATCAAAAATGCGTAAAAAATATTTATGATTGTGATAAGTTATACTGGGAAGAAGAATTTTGCCACACACCTAACAGTGAATCTTGGGTAGAAGTAAATAAGGATAATAATAAGCTATACAGAGAATTTTTTAACTTATATCAAGAAAATGAAAAAAATGGAGAGAATTTTGAGATAGTTTTCGGGCACGGATTAATAGTATGGAAGCTAGAAAACGATAAAATTATTTATCCAATTTTAACAACTAGGATGAAAATAGAGTTTAATAAGGTAAAAGGAAGTTTTATGCTAATTCCTTCTGGCAAAACGGCTTTGGAAACTTTTCTATTTGAAGATTTAAAACAATGTGATGTAGCTAATATTTTTAAGTTGGAGGATAAAGTAAACGAGAGTAATTTAGATCCTAGGAACATGATAGAAATTGAGGATATATTCTTAGAGTTACTTTCTAATATAGATACTAGGGGAGTGGTTAATAAAAGTAAATTTTTAAGGAAAAAAATTAATTTTGAAGAATTTCCGGTTATCTATAACACTTCTGTTATTTTAGCAAGAAAAAATAGTATGAAGTTATGGGAAGTGGAAATTAATAATATAATAAAAGGAATAGATAGCGGATATAAAATACCTGAGACTATTAAAGCTTTAGTAGATGAAAAAGATATAGATTATAGTGAAGAAGATATAAATCAATGGAGAAATGTGGGACAAGATTTACTTTTTCCATTGCCAGCAAACTCAGATCAAAAAGAAATAATAAAACGTATATCTGAAAATTATGGGATAGTTGTACAAGGTCCTCCAGGTACTGGCAAAAGTCATACTATAATAAATTTAATATGTCATCTTCTTGCCTATGGGAAAAGGGTATTGGTAACAAGTCAGACAAGCAGAGCGCTTAAGGTATTAACAGAGAAAATACCGGATGAAATAAAGCCATTATGTATAAGCATATTGGGGAATGATGCTAACTCTTTAAATGATCTCAATGAATCTGTAAGGAAAATAGCAGATAATTTATCAGAGGATCCTGAAGTGATGTATGATGATATCAAACTATTAGAACGAAAGTTGAATCATTGCAGAAAGAATCAGCAGATTTTGTACGAAAAGCTTAAACAGGTAGAGAAGTTAGAAAACTATAGTGTGAATTATAAGGGAAAAAATTATAATACTATGTATATGGCAAAATGGGTGAAAGATAATAAGGACAAGTATAGTTGGATAGATGACAAAGTGGATATTAATGAAAATATACCTATTTCAGAAAAAGAGTTTGAACTATTAATTTATTTGTTAAGAGAATTGGATAAGACTGAAAAATGTCGTTTCGATAGTATAAAGAATATAGTAACCAGGCTACCTGATGAGGAGGAGTTTTGTGAAAGAGTAGAAGAATACAAGCAATTGGCTATGGAATATGAAAAATGCGTTAAAACAGTAGAAGGATGGCACATACCTTATAACGATAGATGTGATTACGATAAACTATTAAAGTTAATTGAGGAGTGTAAAAATAGAATTTCATATTTTGAAGAGGGCATGTGGGGAAACATGATGTATAATTATTACAGCAGCAATATAACAAGAGAAACACTTAAGGATTTATTATATAAAAGTAATAACTATATATTAATGCTTGGCAGGATCAGGAATCAACTGAGAAATCATAAGGTGGAAATTCCTAAAGATATTAATATGGACAAGTTCATAGACAAGTTTAATGCATTGTATAATTCTTTAAATGATAGTGGAAAAATAAGTAAATTTTTCATTATGCTTCATTCAGAATATAATTATATATTAGATAATTGTAAAGTAGATGGTAAGCCTTTAAAGACTATGAATCAAGCTATGACAGTTAAGCTTTATACACAGCAGGAACAAATATTCAAAGAATTAAAAGTTATTTGGAATAACACTATAAAAGATTATGGTGGAAAAATAATAAGTACTAACCTAAAAGAAACTGATCTTATTTCCATTGAAAAGAATTTAGAATATTTGAATGAAATTGTAAATTGGAATACAAAATATAAAAAGCGCATTATGGAAAGTTTTGGAAGAATATCGGTTCCTCCATATATCAATTGGTATAAAAAAGAAACTTATGAATATTTAATTAAATGTGTAAAAGCTATAAAAAATATAAATAAATATAATCAAGCTAAAGCATATATAGAAGTTTTCAAAAAAACAATAAGTAATTCAGAAAGGCTGAAAGGTCTTCATAAGGCTATAGAAGAGTTGAATACGGATAAAATTAAACAAACATTGGGAAGATTGAAGGAAATGAGTGCTATAAAGAATAAATCTTCTAAAATAGATGAATTATTAGGTAGAATCAGTAAAGTATGTCCTAATACTGCTGAAAATATAATGGAAAATTGGAATTTGTCAGGAGAAAAATTTAAGAATTGGGAACAAGCATGGAGATGGACTCAATGGAACAATTTTTTAAATGATATGTATAGTTTAAGTCCAGAAGCTTTAGAAGAAAGTATAGAAGAGGAAAAAAATAAAGAAAAGATAATAATAAAGGATATAGTTTCGAAAAAAACTTGGTATAATGAAATACGTCAAACTACTGAAAATCAAAAAAGAAGTTTATTCTCATGGCTTCAGGCAGTAAAGAGAATTGGCAAGGGTAGAGGTAAAATGGTACCTGAATACAGGAAAATAGCTCAAAATGAAATGGAGAAGTGTAAAGAAGTAATTCCAGTATGGATTATGCCTCTAAATAGAATCATTGAAAATATAAAGTTATCTAAAAATATGTTTGATGTAATAATATTTGATGAAAGCAGTCAAAGTGATATATTTTCATTATGTGCACTCATGAGGGCTAAAAGGGCAGTAATAGTAGGAGATGACAAACAAATAAGTCCAGAAACCGTTGGAATTGACCAAAGTAACATATATAATTTGATAGATAAATATCTAAAAGATATACCTCAAAAAGAATGGTTTGATCTTCAAACGAGTCTTTATGATACAGCTCTTAGGGTATTTCCAAGTAGATTAATGTTAAAAGAGCATTTTAGGTGTATTCCTGAAATAATAAATTTTAGCAATGATTTAAGCTATTCGGGAGAGATAATACCTTTGAGATATCCTAAAGCATATGAGAAATTTTATCCTCCTATAAATACCATTAAAGTTAAAGATGGAATGAGAGATCCTGCTAAGCCTATTAATGTAAAAGAAGCAAAATGTCTGGTAGAGAAGGTTGTAGCTTGTTGTAATGACATAAAATATTCTAATATGACTATGGGGGTTATATCTTTACTTGGAGAAGCTCAAGGACATTTAATAGAAGGTATGCTTAGGGAAAAGATAGGTGCAGAAGAAATGATAAAAAGAAGGCTCATATGTGGGGATGCCTATTCTTTTCAAGGAGATGAAAGGGATATAATGTTCTTGTCTATGGTAATTTCAAATGATGTGAAATTTGCTCCTCTTATGAGAGAAAATGATATTAGAAGATTTAATGTAGCAGCTAGCAGAGCCAGAAATCAAATGTGGCTATTTTATTCTATAGAATTAGAAGATTTAAATGTAGAGTGTGCACGTTATTGTCTTTTAAACTATTGTTTAAATTATGATAAATATTATGTGAATGATAAGAATGTAGACTATATATTCCAGTCTAGGTTCCAAAAGGATATCTATAATATTATAAAAAATAAGGGGTATAATGTAATTCCAGAGGTAAAAATAGGTAAATATAAAGTGGATTTTATAGTAGAAGGATCTAGAAATAGGGTAGCTATTATATGTGATGGGGATATGTATTCAGAGAAGTATAATTGGAAAGAAAATGTAGAGAGACAATTAGATTTAGAAAGGGTGGGTTGGATATTTTATAGGATAAGAGGAAGTGAGTTTTATTATGACCCAGAAAGGGTTATGAATAAATTATGGGAAAAATTAAGAGATATAGGAATAGAACAGTATAAAATAGAAGAAATTGATGCCAAAAATCTCAGAGTAGTGTAG